From the genome of Streptomyces sp. NBC_01317, one region includes:
- a CDS encoding cell division protein SepF encodes MAGAMRKMAVYLGLVEDDGYDGRGFDPDDDFEPEPEPEREHRRHQPVHQQEREEPVRMVQPPAQREREPVPLAVENGRPARIAPVASITPERPSLEKNAPVIMPKVVSEREPYRITTLHPRTYNEARTIGEHFREGTPVIMNLTEMDDTDAKRLVDFAAGLVFGLHGSIERVTQKVFLLSPANVDVTAEDKARIAEGGFFNQS; translated from the coding sequence ATGGCCGGCGCGATGCGCAAGATGGCGGTCTACCTCGGCCTCGTGGAGGACGATGGGTACGACGGCCGGGGCTTTGACCCCGACGACGATTTCGAACCCGAGCCGGAGCCCGAGCGGGAGCACCGGCGCCACCAGCCCGTGCACCAGCAGGAGCGGGAAGAACCGGTGCGGATGGTCCAACCACCCGCGCAGCGCGAGCGCGAGCCGGTGCCCCTAGCGGTAGAAAACGGACGTCCGGCGCGAATCGCCCCCGTGGCATCCATCACACCTGAACGTCCGAGCCTGGAGAAGAACGCACCGGTGATCATGCCCAAGGTCGTGTCCGAGCGGGAGCCCTACCGCATCACCACGTTGCACCCGAGGACCTACAACGAGGCCCGTACCATCGGGGAACACTTCCGTGAGGGCACTCCTGTCATCATGAATCTCACGGAGATGGACGACACGGACGCGAAGCGACTTGTCGACTTCGCCGCGGGTCTTGTCTTCGGTCTCCATGGCAGCATTGAACGGGTGACGCAGAAGGTGTTCCTGCTGTCTCCTGCTAACGTCGATGTCACGGCGGAGGACAAGGCCCGCATCGCAGAGGGCGGATTCTTCAACCAGAGCTGA
- a CDS encoding YggT family protein translates to MGVALEVIYIVLVCFLVVLIFRLVMDYVFQFARSWQPGKAMVVVLEATYTVTDPPLKLLRRFIPPLRLGGVALDLSFFVLMIIVYILITVVSGLAT, encoded by the coding sequence ATGGGCGTCGCACTAGAGGTGATCTACATCGTTCTGGTGTGTTTCCTCGTCGTGCTTATTTTCCGGCTGGTCATGGACTACGTCTTCCAGTTCGCCCGCTCGTGGCAACCCGGCAAGGCGATGGTGGTCGTCCTGGAGGCCACCTACACTGTCACCGATCCACCGCTCAAGCTTCTGCGGCGGTTCATTCCGCCGCTGCGTCTCGGGGGCGTGGCACTCGACCTGTCCTTCTTCGTTCTGATGATCATCGTGTACATCCTCATCACGGTCGTGAGCGGTCTCGCGACGTGA
- a CDS encoding DivIVA domain-containing protein has product MPLTPEDVRNKQFTTVRLREGYDEDEVDAFLDEVEAELTRLLRENEDLRAKLAAATRAAAQNQQQQGMRKPPEQQDRPGAPVPAAISGPPQQQQPPQMGPPQLPGGAPQLPAGPSAHPGHGGPQGHGPQQGQHGPGPMQGGPMGQMQGPMQGQMQGGPMQGGPMQGQMQGGPMQGQMQGGPMQGQMQGGPMGGPMGGPMGGHPQQQQLGQGPGGDSAARVLSLAQQTADQAIAEARSEANKIVGEARSRAEGLERDARAKADALERDAQEKHRVAMGSLESARATLERKVEDLRGFEREYRTRLKSYLESQLRQLETQADDSLAPPRTPTAPSLPPSPSMAPAGAGAMGHSMGNGSMGNGSMGNGSMGGSMGHGGPAAGPSYGGQQQMSPAMTQPMAPVRPQAPQPMQQAPSPMRGFLIDEDDN; this is encoded by the coding sequence ATGCCGTTGACCCCCGAGGACGTGCGGAACAAGCAGTTCACGACCGTCCGCCTCCGAGAAGGCTATGACGAGGACGAGGTCGATGCCTTTCTCGACGAGGTCGAGGCCGAACTGACGCGCCTCCTTCGTGAGAACGAGGATCTGCGCGCCAAGCTGGCCGCCGCCACGCGGGCCGCCGCGCAGAACCAGCAGCAGCAAGGGATGCGCAAGCCTCCCGAACAGCAGGATCGGCCCGGCGCCCCGGTGCCCGCCGCCATATCCGGACCGCCGCAGCAGCAGCAGCCCCCGCAGATGGGCCCGCCCCAGCTGCCCGGTGGTGCTCCGCAGCTTCCCGCGGGTCCGAGCGCGCACCCCGGCCACGGTGGTCCCCAGGGTCACGGCCCCCAGCAGGGCCAGCACGGCCCCGGTCCCATGCAGGGCGGCCCCATGGGCCAGATGCAGGGCCCCATGCAGGGTCAGATGCAGGGCGGCCCGATGCAGGGCGGTCCCATGCAGGGCCAGATGCAGGGTGGCCCGATGCAGGGTCAGATGCAGGGCGGACCCATGCAGGGCCAGATGCAGGGCGGTCCCATGGGCGGACCGATGGGCGGCCCCATGGGCGGTCACCCGCAGCAGCAACAGCTCGGTCAGGGTCCCGGCGGCGACAGCGCGGCCCGTGTGCTCTCGCTGGCGCAGCAGACCGCCGACCAGGCGATCGCCGAGGCACGTTCCGAGGCCAACAAGATCGTCGGTGAGGCACGCAGCCGCGCCGAGGGTCTGGAGCGGGACGCCCGTGCCAAGGCGGACGCGCTGGAGCGGGACGCCCAGGAGAAGCACCGCGTGGCGATGGGCTCCCTGGAGTCCGCGCGCGCCACGCTGGAGCGCAAGGTCGAGGACCTCAGGGGCTTCGAGCGGGAGTACCGCACGCGGCTGAAGTCCTACCTGGAGAGCCAGCTGCGCCAGCTGGAGACCCAGGCGGACGACTCGCTCGCACCGCCGCGTACGCCGACGGCGCCCTCGCTGCCGCCGTCGCCCTCGATGGCTCCGGCCGGCGCGGGTGCGATGGGGCACTCCATGGGCAACGGGTCGATGGGCAACGGCTCCATGGGCAACGGGTCCATGGGGGGCTCGATGGGCCACGGCGGTCCGGCCGCGGGTCCGTCGTACGGCGGGCAGCAGCAGATGTCGCCCGCGATGACGCAGCCGATGGCGCCGGTGCGGCCGCAGGCGCCGCAGCCGATGCAGCAGGCGCCGTCGCCGATGCGGGGCTTTCTGATCGACGAGGACGACAACTGA
- the ileS gene encoding isoleucine--tRNA ligase, with protein MTSTPATPRYRQVPAQVDLPALEHAVLDFWRDGKIFDKTLAHSEGRPEWVFYEGPPTANGMPGAHHIEARVFKDVFPRFRTMRGYHVARKAGWDCHGLPVELAVEKELGFTGKKDIEAYGIAEFNARCRESVTRHTDAFTELTTRMGYWVDLDDAYRTMDPQYVDSVWWSLKEIFDKGLLVQDHRVAPWCPRDETGLSDHELAQGYETIIDPSVFVRFPLTSGPLAGEAALLVWTTTPWTLVSNTAVAAHPDVRYVVATDGREKLVVAEPLLAKALGEGWEVTGESFTGREMEYWTYDRPFRLIDFPEGTTAHYVVNAEYVTTEDGTGLVHQSPAFGEEDLKVCRAYGLPVVNPVRPNGTFEESVPLVGGVFFKKADEALTEDLRERGVLFRHVPYEHSYPHCWRCHTALLYYAQPSWYIRTTAVKDRLLEENEKTNWFPDSVKHGRYGDWLNNNVDWALSRNRYWGTPLPIWRCEDNHLTCVGSRAELTELTGTDQSGLDPHRPYIDEVTFACPDCGQTSTRVPEVIDAWYDSGSMPFAQWGYPYQNKDLFEKRYPAQFISEAIDQTRGWFYTLMAVGTLVFDKSSYENVVCLGHILAEDGRKMSKHLGNILQPIPLMDQHGADAVRWFMAAGGSPWAARRVGNGTIQEVVRKTLLTYWNTVAFQALYARTSNWAPSAADPAPADRPLLDRWLLSELHALVDQATEAMEAYDTQRTGKLLSAFVDDLSNWYVRRSRRRFWQGDKAALRTLHEVVETVTRLMAPLTPFITERVWQDMIVPVTPDAPESVHLADWPAADLAAIDPTLSQQMLLVRRLVELGRATRAESGVKTRQPLSRALIAATGFEALSDELRAQITEELNVSSLATLAEVGGSLVDTTAKANFRALGKRFGKGVQAVAKAVAEADAAALSAALREGTASVTVDGETITLAPDEVIITETPREGWSVASDSGATVALDLEITPELRLAGLARDAIRLIQEARKNSGLDVADRIALRWRTTDEAVRTALTDHAALIADEVLSTDYAQDAPDDTYGAPFTDEGLSLTFHLRKA; from the coding sequence ATGACATCGACGCCCGCGACCCCCCGGTACCGCCAGGTGCCCGCCCAGGTCGACCTGCCCGCGCTGGAGCACGCCGTGCTCGACTTCTGGCGCGACGGCAAGATCTTCGACAAGACCCTCGCCCACTCCGAGGGCCGCCCCGAGTGGGTCTTCTACGAGGGCCCGCCCACCGCCAACGGCATGCCGGGCGCGCACCACATCGAGGCCCGCGTCTTCAAGGACGTCTTCCCGCGCTTCCGTACGATGCGCGGCTACCACGTCGCGCGCAAGGCCGGCTGGGACTGCCACGGCCTGCCGGTCGAGCTGGCCGTCGAGAAGGAGCTGGGCTTCACCGGCAAGAAGGACATCGAGGCGTACGGCATCGCCGAGTTCAACGCCAGGTGCCGGGAGTCCGTGACCCGCCACACCGACGCCTTCACCGAGCTGACGACCCGCATGGGCTACTGGGTCGACCTCGATGACGCGTACCGCACGATGGACCCGCAGTACGTCGACTCGGTGTGGTGGTCCCTCAAGGAGATCTTCGACAAGGGCCTGCTGGTCCAGGACCATCGCGTGGCGCCCTGGTGCCCCCGCGACGAGACGGGCCTGTCCGACCACGAGCTGGCGCAGGGCTACGAGACGATCATCGACCCCTCGGTCTTCGTCCGCTTCCCGCTGACCTCGGGCCCGCTCGCGGGCGAGGCCGCCCTGCTGGTCTGGACGACCACTCCGTGGACGCTGGTGTCGAACACCGCCGTCGCCGCCCACCCCGACGTGCGCTACGTGGTCGCGACGGACGGCCGGGAGAAGCTGGTCGTCGCCGAGCCGCTGCTGGCGAAGGCGCTCGGCGAGGGCTGGGAAGTCACCGGCGAGTCCTTCACCGGCCGTGAGATGGAGTACTGGACGTACGACCGGCCCTTCCGGCTGATCGACTTCCCCGAGGGCACGACGGCCCACTACGTGGTCAACGCGGAGTACGTCACCACGGAGGACGGCACCGGCCTGGTCCACCAGTCCCCCGCCTTCGGCGAGGAGGACCTCAAGGTCTGCCGCGCGTACGGCCTGCCGGTCGTCAACCCGGTCCGCCCGAACGGCACCTTCGAGGAGAGCGTCCCGCTGGTCGGCGGCGTCTTCTTCAAGAAGGCGGACGAAGCCCTCACGGAGGACCTGCGCGAGCGCGGGGTGCTCTTCCGCCATGTGCCGTACGAGCACAGCTATCCGCACTGCTGGCGCTGCCACACCGCGCTCCTCTACTACGCGCAGCCCTCGTGGTACATCCGTACGACGGCGGTCAAGGACCGGCTGCTGGAGGAGAACGAGAAGACCAACTGGTTCCCGGACTCCGTCAAGCACGGCCGGTACGGCGACTGGCTGAACAACAACGTGGACTGGGCACTGTCCCGCAACCGCTACTGGGGCACCCCGCTGCCGATCTGGCGCTGCGAGGACAACCACCTCACCTGCGTGGGCTCCCGCGCCGAGCTGACCGAGCTGACCGGCACCGACCAGTCCGGGCTCGACCCGCACCGCCCGTACATCGACGAGGTGACCTTCGCCTGCCCCGACTGCGGGCAGACGTCGACGCGCGTGCCCGAGGTCATCGACGCCTGGTACGACTCCGGTTCGATGCCGTTCGCGCAGTGGGGCTACCCGTACCAGAACAAGGATCTCTTCGAGAAGCGCTACCCGGCGCAGTTCATCTCCGAGGCGATCGACCAGACCCGCGGCTGGTTCTACACGCTGATGGCCGTCGGCACGCTCGTCTTCGACAAGTCGAGTTACGAGAACGTGGTCTGCCTCGGGCACATCCTCGCCGAGGACGGCAGGAAGATGTCCAAGCACCTGGGCAACATCCTCCAGCCGATCCCGCTGATGGACCAGCACGGCGCGGACGCCGTGCGGTGGTTCATGGCGGCCGGCGGCTCCCCGTGGGCGGCGCGCCGGGTCGGCAACGGCACCATCCAGGAGGTCGTCCGCAAGACCCTCCTCACCTACTGGAACACGGTCGCCTTCCAGGCCCTGTACGCGCGTACGTCGAACTGGGCGCCGAGCGCGGCCGACCCGGCCCCGGCCGACCGCCCGCTGCTGGACCGCTGGCTGCTCAGCGAGTTGCACGCGCTGGTCGACCAGGCGACGGAGGCGATGGAGGCGTACGACACCCAGCGCACCGGCAAGCTGCTGTCGGCGTTCGTGGACGATCTCTCCAACTGGTACGTACGGCGCTCCCGGCGCCGCTTCTGGCAGGGCGACAAGGCGGCGCTGCGCACACTGCACGAGGTGGTCGAGACGGTCACGCGCCTGATGGCCCCGCTGACGCCGTTCATCACCGAGCGGGTCTGGCAGGACATGATCGTGCCGGTCACGCCCGACGCGCCGGAGTCGGTGCACCTGGCGGACTGGCCGGCGGCGGACCTGGCGGCGATCGACCCCACCCTCTCCCAGCAGATGCTGCTGGTACGGCGCCTGGTGGAGCTGGGCAGGGCAACGCGGGCGGAGTCGGGCGTCAAGACCCGCCAGCCCCTGTCGCGCGCCCTGATCGCGGCGACGGGCTTCGAGGCGCTGTCGGACGAACTGCGCGCGCAGATCACGGAGGAGCTGAACGTCTCGTCCCTCGCGACGCTCGCCGAGGTCGGCGGCTCGCTGGTCGACACGACGGCGAAGGCGAACTTCCGCGCGCTGGGCAAGCGTTTCGGCAAGGGTGTCCAGGCGGTCGCGAAGGCGGTCGCCGAGGCGGACGCGGCGGCGCTGTCCGCGGCGCTGCGCGAGGGCACGGCGTCGGTCACGGTGGACGGCGAGACGATCACCCTCGCCCCCGACGAGGTGATCATCACAGAAACCCCGCGGGAGGGCTGGTCGGTGGCCTCCGACTCGGGCGCGACGGTCGCGCTGGACCTGGAGATCACCCCCGAACTGCGCCTGGCGGGCCTGGCCCGTGACGCGATCCGGCTGATCCAGGAGGCCCGCAAGAACAGCGGCCTGGACGTGGCGGACCGCATCGCGCTGCGCTGGCGGACGACGGACGAGGCGGTCCGTACGGCCCTGACGGACCACGCGGCCCTGATCGCGGACGAGGTCCTGTCGACGGACTACGCGCAGGACGCCCCGGACGACACGTACGGCGCCCCGTTCACGGACGAGGGCCTGTCCCTGACGTTCCACCTGCGCAAGGCGTAA
- a CDS encoding TraR/DksA family transcriptional regulator yields the protein MAAKKTTGDRTPAAGKAPVTAPAAATAAPPGELAVRPGEDPWTPEEVAEARALMESEVTRLQAELASSEASLVGLMRDSGAGAGDDDADTGTKNITREHEMSLAANAREMLEQTERALLRLDAGTYGLCEVCGKPIGKARMQAFPRATLCVEDKQKQERRG from the coding sequence GTGGCAGCGAAGAAGACCACGGGGGACAGGACACCGGCCGCGGGCAAGGCCCCGGTCACGGCACCGGCCGCCGCCACGGCCGCACCGCCGGGCGAACTGGCGGTACGTCCCGGCGAGGACCCCTGGACCCCGGAGGAGGTCGCGGAGGCCCGCGCGCTGATGGAGAGCGAGGTCACCCGGCTCCAGGCCGAGCTCGCCTCGTCCGAGGCGTCGCTCGTCGGGCTCATGCGGGACTCCGGGGCGGGCGCCGGTGACGACGACGCCGACACCGGTACGAAGAACATCACCCGCGAGCACGAGATGTCCCTGGCGGCCAACGCGCGCGAGATGCTGGAGCAGACCGAGCGGGCGCTCCTGCGCCTCGACGCGGGCACGTACGGGCTCTGCGAGGTCTGCGGCAAGCCCATCGGCAAGGCCAGGATGCAGGCGTTTCCGCGGGCCACCCTGTGCGTGGAGGACAAGCAGAAGCAGGAACGTCGAGGCTGA
- the lspA gene encoding signal peptidase II, producing the protein MAEAERIIGTPDVDDEAAAPAERPKGRRRIAALFAVAVVAYLLDLGSKMLVVARLEHHEPIDVIGDLLRFEAVRNPGAAFGMGEAFTVIFTVIAATVIVVIARLARKLYSLPWAIALGLLLGGALGNLTDRIFRSPSPFQGAVVDFIAPAHFAVFNLADSAIVCGGILIVLLSFRGLDPDGTVHKD; encoded by the coding sequence GTGGCAGAGGCGGAGCGCATCATCGGTACGCCGGATGTTGACGACGAGGCTGCGGCTCCCGCCGAGCGGCCGAAGGGGCGGCGCAGGATCGCCGCCCTCTTCGCCGTCGCCGTCGTGGCGTACCTGCTCGACCTCGGCAGCAAGATGCTCGTGGTGGCCAGGCTGGAGCACCACGAGCCGATCGACGTCATCGGCGATCTGCTGCGGTTCGAGGCGGTACGGAACCCGGGCGCCGCGTTCGGCATGGGCGAGGCCTTCACGGTGATCTTCACGGTGATCGCGGCGACCGTGATCGTGGTCATCGCGCGGCTGGCCCGCAAGCTCTACAGCCTCCCCTGGGCGATCGCCCTCGGACTGCTGCTCGGTGGCGCGCTCGGCAACCTCACCGACCGGATCTTCCGCTCCCCGAGCCCCTTCCAGGGCGCCGTGGTCGACTTCATCGCCCCCGCGCACTTCGCGGTCTTCAACCTCGCCGACTCCGCGATCGTCTGCGGCGGCATCCTCATCGTGCTGCTGTCCTTCCGGGGCCTGGACCCCGACGGCACGGTCCACAAGGACTGA
- a CDS encoding RluA family pseudouridine synthase — protein MSLPEIRTLPVPDGLEGERVDAALARMFGFSRTKAAELAASGKVQVDGAAVGKSDRVSGGAWLEVELPEPAQPIRVVAEAVEGMEIIHDDDDIVVIVKPVGVAAHPSPGWTGTTVIGGLAAAGYRISTSGAAERQGVVHRLDVGTSGLMVVAKSERAYTLLKAQFKERVVDKRYHALVQGHPDPMSGTIDAPIGRHPNHDYKFAVTAEGKPSVTHYDLIEAFRSASLLDIKLETGRTHQIRVHMAAHRHPCVGDLTYGADPTLAKRLGLTRQWLHAVRLGFEHPSDGRWVEYASTYPADLQGALDQVRAESNV, from the coding sequence GTGAGTCTTCCCGAGATCAGAACGCTGCCCGTGCCCGATGGCCTGGAGGGCGAGCGTGTCGACGCCGCCCTCGCCCGTATGTTCGGGTTCTCCCGTACGAAGGCGGCCGAGCTGGCCGCCTCCGGGAAGGTCCAGGTCGACGGCGCCGCGGTCGGGAAGTCCGACCGGGTCAGCGGCGGGGCCTGGCTGGAGGTCGAGCTCCCCGAGCCCGCCCAGCCCATACGCGTCGTCGCCGAGGCCGTCGAGGGCATGGAGATCATCCACGACGACGACGACATCGTGGTGATCGTCAAGCCCGTCGGCGTGGCCGCCCACCCCAGCCCCGGCTGGACCGGCACCACCGTCATCGGCGGTCTCGCCGCGGCCGGCTACCGCATCTCCACCTCCGGCGCGGCCGAGCGCCAGGGTGTGGTGCACCGGCTGGACGTCGGCACCTCGGGGCTGATGGTCGTCGCCAAGTCGGAGCGGGCGTACACCCTGCTCAAGGCGCAGTTCAAGGAGCGCGTCGTCGACAAGCGCTACCACGCGCTGGTGCAGGGCCACCCCGACCCGATGAGCGGGACGATCGACGCCCCGATCGGCAGGCACCCGAACCACGACTACAAGTTCGCGGTCACCGCCGAGGGCAAGCCGTCGGTCACGCACTACGACCTGATCGAGGCGTTCCGGTCGGCGTCGCTGCTGGACATCAAGCTGGAGACGGGCCGCACCCACCAGATCCGGGTGCACATGGCCGCCCACCGCCACCCGTGCGTCGGCGACCTGACGTACGGCGCGGACCCCACGCTGGCCAAGCGGCTGGGACTCACCCGGCAGTGGCTGCACGCGGTGCGCCTCGGCTTCGAGCACCCGTCGGACGGCCGGTGGGTGGAGTACGCGAGCACGTACCCCGCCGATCTCCAGGGCGCGCTGGACCAGGTGAGGGCGGAGAGCAACGTATGA
- a CDS encoding GNAT family N-acetyltransferase: MTTIDGGLLGHVVREATGPEDREACFAVRKEVFVVEQGVPEDLEYDGRDDDAIQVLALRDDGLPLGTGRLLYGPGAADRTGGDLSVGALGRLAVNRAARGRGLGAALVRAIEDAARERGLTAVDLHAQTHALGFYERLGYEAYGPEFLDAGIPHRSMRRAL, from the coding sequence ATGACCACGATCGACGGCGGCCTGCTGGGACACGTCGTACGGGAGGCCACGGGACCTGAGGACCGGGAGGCGTGCTTCGCCGTCCGCAAAGAGGTCTTCGTCGTCGAGCAGGGCGTGCCCGAGGACCTTGAGTACGACGGCCGGGACGACGACGCGATCCAGGTGCTGGCCCTCAGGGACGACGGCCTGCCGCTGGGCACCGGACGGCTCCTGTACGGGCCGGGCGCGGCGGACAGGACCGGCGGGGACCTGAGCGTCGGCGCCCTGGGCCGGCTGGCCGTGAACCGGGCCGCGCGCGGCCGGGGACTGGGCGCGGCCCTGGTCCGCGCCATCGAGGACGCGGCGCGCGAGCGCGGCCTCACGGCGGTGGATCTGCACGCGCAGACCCATGCGCTGGGTTTTTACGAACGCTTGGGGTACGAGGCGTACGGACCGGAGTTCCTGGACGCGGGCATCCCGCACCGCTCGATGCGGCGCGCGCTGTAG
- a CDS encoding Na+/H+ antiporter, giving the protein MDQLALLLVLLLGAVVTVPLGERLGLPSPVLMTIIGIVLALLPFVPNVDVPPDLILPLLLPPILYAAVQRTSWRQFTANKRPIFLLAVALVFVTTAAVAAVANAVVPGLPIAAALVLGALVAPPDPVAATAVAGSLGLPRRLVSILEGEGLFNDVTAIVLYHVAISAAVSGTFSWPVAVGQFALSAVVAVAMGLALGWVTNKLMSLLDDATLQIGLTLLVPFAAYVLAEELHGSGVLAVLTVALYLAEHSADADDVMGRLAGNAFWQIVDTLVTGIAFGLIGLELHQAFGTGDGRGGALLGWSAAVVGVVVGVRLLYLMPATWLAKRLHKLRDYDEEIPVSWRETVVMWWAGMRGVASVALALAIPLKTDSGEPFPGRDEIIFIAFAVIMTTLVFQGLTLPWLVRRLGVRADTDAERDLLNILAGRAAKAARHRLREIESVEDLPEELSERLLRAAFDLGVRISPDIVDDERREGFRRRVDRIKTVQRIQREMMSAARHEILAARSEPGADPELVDRVLRHLDVHSMR; this is encoded by the coding sequence GTGGACCAGCTGGCCCTGCTGCTCGTGCTCCTGCTGGGAGCGGTGGTCACCGTACCGCTCGGGGAGCGGCTCGGCCTGCCGTCGCCGGTGCTGATGACGATCATCGGGATCGTCCTGGCGCTGCTGCCGTTCGTGCCGAACGTCGACGTCCCGCCGGACCTCATCCTTCCGCTGCTGCTGCCCCCGATCCTCTACGCCGCCGTCCAGCGCACGTCCTGGCGGCAGTTCACGGCCAACAAACGGCCCATCTTCCTGCTCGCCGTCGCGCTGGTGTTCGTGACGACGGCCGCGGTCGCCGCGGTGGCCAACGCCGTCGTCCCCGGGCTGCCGATCGCCGCCGCGCTCGTGCTCGGGGCGCTCGTCGCCCCGCCCGACCCGGTGGCCGCGACCGCCGTCGCCGGCTCCCTCGGACTGCCCCGGCGGCTGGTGTCGATCCTGGAGGGGGAGGGCCTGTTCAACGACGTCACGGCGATCGTGCTCTACCACGTGGCGATCTCGGCGGCCGTCAGCGGCACGTTCTCCTGGCCGGTGGCCGTCGGCCAGTTCGCGCTGTCCGCGGTGGTGGCCGTCGCGATGGGACTCGCGCTCGGCTGGGTCACCAACAAACTGATGTCCCTGCTCGACGACGCGACCCTCCAGATCGGGCTGACGCTCCTGGTGCCGTTCGCCGCGTACGTCCTGGCCGAGGAGTTGCACGGCTCGGGCGTCCTCGCCGTCCTCACCGTCGCCCTCTACCTGGCCGAGCACTCCGCGGACGCCGACGACGTCATGGGGCGGCTGGCCGGGAACGCCTTCTGGCAGATCGTCGACACCCTGGTGACCGGCATCGCCTTCGGCCTGATCGGGCTGGAACTCCACCAGGCCTTCGGCACCGGCGACGGCCGGGGAGGCGCCCTGCTGGGCTGGAGCGCCGCCGTGGTCGGGGTGGTCGTCGGGGTCCGGCTGCTCTACCTGATGCCGGCGACCTGGCTGGCGAAGCGCCTGCACAAACTCCGCGACTACGACGAGGAGATCCCGGTCAGCTGGCGCGAGACCGTGGTCATGTGGTGGGCGGGGATGCGGGGGGTGGCCTCGGTCGCGCTGGCGCTGGCGATCCCGCTCAAGACGGACAGCGGGGAGCCGTTCCCGGGCCGCGACGAGATCATCTTCATCGCGTTCGCGGTCATCATGACCACCCTCGTCTTCCAGGGACTGACCCTGCCGTGGCTGGTACGGCGCCTCGGGGTGCGGGCGGACACGGACGCCGAGCGTGACCTGCTGAACATCCTCGCGGGGCGCGCCGCGAAGGCCGCGCGCCACCGGCTCAGGGAGATCGAGAGCGTCGAGGACCTGCCGGAGGAGCTGAGCGAGCGGCTGCTGCGGGCGGCGTTCGACCTGGGGGTGCGGATCAGCCCGGACATCGTGGACGACGAGCGGCGCGAGGGGTTCCGGCGGCGGGTGGACCGGATCAAGACCGTGCAGCGGATCCAGCGCGAGATGATGTCGGCGGCGCGGCACGAGATTCTGGCGGCGCGCAGTGAGCCGGGGGCGGATCCGGAGTTGGTGGACCGGGTGCTCCGGCACCTGGATGTGCACAGCATGCGGTAG
- a CDS encoding mechanosensitive ion channel family protein: MENVLRPLIVVGGSIALTLLLGWAVDVLLRRADERHHETPLWGLLRRCRLPLQVVLLAATLRATFRETRWPSVDSHQDRIGQALTLVIIGAGAWLVIRAVSVAVQSAYARYATVTRDPARVRRVRTQVTLIMRIVTAVVIVVAVAAILLTFPGLRTIGTSMLASAGIIGIVAGVAAQSTLGNLFAGFQIAFGDMVRIGDTVVVDGEWGVVEEVTLTFLAVRTWDERRITMPVSYFTSRPFENWSRGGVQMTGTVFLQLDHTAPVDLMREKLHEILLECPSWDGRDWSLAVTDTTPSTMEVRAVVTAKDADDIWTTRCAVREQLLAWLAAEHPQALPRITMSPARSAPAKSSPSGA, encoded by the coding sequence ATGGAGAACGTACTGCGACCGCTGATCGTGGTCGGTGGCTCGATCGCACTGACCCTGCTGCTCGGCTGGGCGGTCGACGTCCTGCTGCGCCGGGCGGACGAGCGCCACCACGAGACGCCCCTGTGGGGGCTGCTGCGCCGCTGCCGGCTCCCCCTCCAGGTGGTCCTGCTGGCCGCCACCCTGCGCGCCACGTTCCGGGAGACCCGGTGGCCCTCCGTCGACAGCCACCAGGACCGGATCGGGCAGGCGCTGACGCTGGTGATCATCGGCGCCGGGGCCTGGCTGGTGATCCGGGCGGTGTCCGTCGCGGTCCAGTCGGCGTACGCGCGCTACGCGACGGTGACCCGGGACCCGGCACGGGTGCGCCGGGTCCGTACCCAGGTCACGCTGATCATGCGGATCGTGACCGCCGTGGTCATCGTGGTCGCGGTGGCGGCGATCCTGCTGACCTTCCCCGGCCTGCGCACGATCGGCACGTCGATGCTGGCCTCGGCGGGCATCATCGGCATCGTGGCCGGTGTCGCCGCCCAGTCGACGCTCGGCAACCTCTTCGCGGGCTTCCAGATCGCGTTCGGCGACATGGTGCGCATCGGGGACACCGTGGTGGTCGACGGCGAATGGGGCGTGGTGGAGGAGGTCACGCTGACCTTCCTGGCGGTACGGACCTGGGACGAGCGGCGCATCACCATGCCGGTGTCGTACTTCACCAGCCGCCCCTTCGAGAACTGGTCGCGCGGCGGGGTCCAGATGACCGGCACGGTCTTCTTGCAGCTGGACCACACGGCCCCGGTGGACCTGATGCGCGAGAAGCTGCACGAGATCCTGCTGGAGTGCCCGTCCTGGGACGGCCGCGACTGGAGCCTGGCCGTCACGGACACCACCCCGAGCACGATGGAGGTACGCGCGGTGGTCACCGCGAAGGACGCGGACGACATCTGGACCACCCGCTGCGCGGTGAGGGAACAACTCCTGGCCTGGCTGGCGGCCGAACACCCCCAGGCCCTCCCGAGGATCACCATGTCCCCGGCACGCTCCGCCCCGGCCAAATCAAGCCCGTCCGGCGCTTGA